aacttctccttcatggagaTCTGGTATACCACCTCCACTGTGCCAAAGATGCTGGAAAGCTTCCTGGCTGGTGGGAGTACAATCACTGTGGCAGGTTGCATTGCCCAGCTCTACCTTTTCTTTGCCTTGGGCTCCACTGAATGCTTCCTCCTGGCTACTATGGCTTATGACCGCTACTTGGCCATCTGCCGTCCTCTTCATTATCCGACTCTTATGACTTTGCAAGTAACTACATGGCTGGTGACAGCAGCCTGGGTGGGTGGATTTCTGGCTCCTTTGCTCCCCATTGTCCTCATCTCCCAGCTCTCATTCTGTGAGCCTAAGGAGATTCACCATTTCTTTTGTGATGCTGGGCCCCTGTTGAGGCGGTCATGTGGCAATGCCTTTGTCAGCTCTACCCTAGTCACAGTTCTTGCTTCCTTTGTCATCCTCAGCACCTGCTTGCTCACCATGGTATCCTATATCTTTATAATCTCAACCATACTTAGGATCCCCTCAGCCAGTGGGAGACAAAAGGCCTTTTCCACTTGTGGCTCACACCTTACTGTGGTGGTGATTTACTATGCCACAGTTATCTTCATATATGCAAGAcccatttccccttctccttctaaGCTAGATACAGTGGCATCAGTTTTTTATGCAGTAGTCACCCCACTGCTCAATCCAATGATTTATAGCTTAAGGAATAAGGAGGTAAAGGATGCTTTGAAGAAGTTGATGAGTAAAAACCGGGTCTTTGTTAAAAATATTGGAGCTATGATCATGGTTTGCTGgtagaaaagaaaatatatagaCAAAATGCTCATTAGCTCTGATGTGCCAAACAGTGGTGGAGCAAGCTGATTGGGCGTCTGGGGCGGCGtgcatgccctgtgcccaggagTGGGGCCAGCCAAAATCCTGGtgccaaaatctctctctctcctttattctctttttttaaaaataaacatttttattagattttccaatttaaacatctaatccattttcaaattatacaaattatacaaatatcaattaaacaattaatccaaatcttctgccgaattatacaaatttaaatttgacttcccatacttcagactcagaaagcctagttctcttatattcagtgcTTTCTAATCAATCaagtccagatcttatccaatagtCTATTAAAATCCTTCCGTCTttttcaagcccctgagttttttCGAGCAAGCGAGTTTAACCAAACCCTCTCCTTTATTCTCAAACCCTCTCCTTTATTCTCAAACCCTCTCCTTTATTCTCTTATTCTCCCTTCATTCCCTAAAAGGCTTAAAATCATTCACTTGCTCCAACCACAGGAAGTGTAATTGCGTGGTGAAAATTACCAGACAATTTTTTATCATCCAACTATTTGCagttggatgaatctgtcaaattttgatttctctcagtttctcctttttccagtcaTAATCCAATTCACCAAATTTCTGCCCCcatttgtcttttatttttaaattctcatgaaaattcttacACGTTTTTGCACACTTTTCTCTGCATATGCAAATTTTTGTACAAAGTTTTGCCTAgcttttttgcaagcagttttcatTTCACAGAACACAATTTTATTTGCTATTTTCACTTTTGTACACTTCTTTTGCCTGAATGTTTGTACATGTTCTCAGCTGCAGCACAAACTTTGGAGAAGTGCAACTTTCAAAGAACATCTATTTCTTGGTTCATGTATTGATTttggaagtgcaaatttggtaatGGAAATTAATTTCTCTCCCACATCAGCTCAGAAATCCTAGGATTCCTTATGGGAAGACTTGACAGAGTGATATAAACCCTATATATACCTATAATGTAACTAAACCTTTCTTCATACACACCTTTTCTTGATTGTCACCCATATTTAAATATGTGCCTAATTGCTGTGtgtaatgcaatttattttaatcATTGACATATTTTTTGTGTAATAAGTAAAGTTCTTTGCTTATGTATAATTCTTAATTTAAAAGgaagtatatatttatttaaaggtgTTACAATATCTTGGTGGAGTTTACTTTCCCCACACTAAGTGTTAAATAAAGTTTTTACAAAGTGTTTGgtgtacaacaaaattgaatcaAGAATAATTGTCTCCTTCCTAGGATTTCTTGCAAGCTTAGAATGTGTTTTCAGCACCAGGTTCATTGAGCATTAGAGGAATCCATAGCTAGAGATACATGAGTCTTCTGAAAGACACATAGGGTTACAGAGCATTCGAACCTAGTGCATTTTTACAAAATTGCATTGTTATACTTTCAGCACTTTGAGTTTTTAAGACTAAACACATAGCTCAATGATTTTATGGGATTCAAATGTGAGCTGATGTCAATTTAAGTCCATTGTAAGTTGTCCACATTCCTGAGACTTTTATCCCATACCAGGATGCATTATGAATGCTTCTTTGCAATCTAATTCCAGTGTAAAGCTGTTCTGAACATAAGAGGAGCCATGCTACATTAGAGCAAAGGTCAATCTACTGCAGAATCTTGTTCCTACAGTAGTTGACCCATAGGAAACCtgcagttgtttgtttttaatgcttgatatcCACTGTGTATAAACTACAATAGCTAGTGGCAATTCAAAGGACTTCTTCTCTACATAAAAAGTTTAGCTACATAAAAATGGGTTCTATTTGCCGGGAATCATGAGCAATAAAGTACTGCCGCACTCATgccatggtgctctccagatgttgtggtctACAACTTTCCACCAAACTTTTGATGCAAtgtggtgcaaaaaaaaaatgatataACATTGGCTTTCCCTGccataggcatttggttagccactgtgagaacagatgaTTGGGCTTGatgacctttggtctgatcccatTTGACTGTTATATCCTTTAGAACAGtggtgaccaaacttggccctccagctgttttgggactacaactcccatcatccttattgtagtcccaaaacagctggagggccaagttctgCCCAAtcatctgttctcacagtggctaaccaacTGCTTTAGAAAGTGTGTTAACATATAAGTgccaatgtatttttaatctttacaTAGCTCtggattaaaattaattttcaagCATTCCATCCATGTTCTGACAGAATCTAGATTACAGAATGAGTTGGTTCCAGATTTAACCATGCTTAGAGTAGaaacattgaaatcaatgtgacttAGGTTGGTGATAACTTaagtcacattgatttcaatacAACTATCATATCAATTGATCAAGTATTCACGAAGTAAATATTTGCCATAATTTGGAATTTAGATATGTGTGTTAAATAGGCATATATACAATGGTAATAAAAGTTACAACATAAGTTGAGCTTGAATGAATAATTTATaccagggatagccaatgcaGTGTCCTTCACATATTGTCCAAAGAACAATAGTCCCAGTTGTTAACGTAGCAGGGaagatgtgagttgtagtctagcaacatttggaagaaATTGTGTTGCCTACTCTGGTTCAGAGAgacaaaattcaaagaaaatcCAATCCTATGATctgttttttatttcaatatcCATCACATTTTATTTCTCATTATTTATACAGTCAATTAAAAGAAGAATTAAAACAAGAAGAACTTATTTctgtgtttgtattttttttacatATCTAGTCCTACTTAGATAATTTGGTTTTCTAAGTTCTAAGGGACAAAATGCATGTCTGGCCCAGTTTTTCCAAAGCTGCCTTAACCTCCTTGTTCCTTAAACTGTATATGAGGGGATTGATCATTGGTGTAAGGATCGTGTAGAAAGTAGAGAGCACTTTGGTTAAGCCTCTCAGTTTGGGGTCATCTGGGAGGACATAAACAATCATTAAGGACCCGTAGAAAATGGTGACTACAATAAGATGAGAGGAGCAAGTGGAAAATGCCTTTTGCCTCCCAGAAGTGGTGGAGATCCTCAAAATGGCTGAGATTATGCAAATGTAAGATGTTATGGTCAACATAAATAAAgggaaagtgaaaaagaaagataACATAAGGGCTATCACCATAATCAATGAAGTGTCAGTGCAGGCCAACTTACTGAGAGGtataaaatcacaaaagaaaTGGTCAATTCCACTGAAACCACAGTAAGTTAATTGTGTCATCCATATGACTACTACAGAGACAGAGAAACAACCACTTATCCAGGATGCTGCTGCTAAAGACATGCAGACCTTGCTGTTCATATGGAATGAATATTGCAGTGGTTTGCAAATTGCTAAATACCGATCATATGACATCACAGATAAGAGACATGTCTCTGCAGTCAccagaaaaccaaataaatataaTTGTATAAAGCAGCCAGAAAAGGAAATGGTTCTATTCTCTGTTAGGAAACTGACTAGCATTCTGGGCAGAATAGTTGAGGAATAGCAAATCTCCAAACAGGACAAGTTCcccaggaagaaatacatgggtgtATGAAGATGTCTATCATTCACAACTAACAcaacaatgagaaggttccccatTAAGGTTATAATGTAGATGCTCAGAAATATCAAGAAGAACAGAATCTGTAGTTCAGGATGATGTCCAAATCCCAGGAGGGTGAATTCTGTGATGGCAGTTTGATTTATCAAGGTGGCTACCTAAGAGAAAAATAGCAATGGAAATACCATCATGGCAGCTATGGTATTCCTAACAGGAAAATGTGATAATGACACACACTTGGTAAACAAATTAACAATCTGCTTAACCTTTATATTGTTCAGAGCTCTTCACACATTTTATTTCAGTATGAATTGATAAGATAAATGGACCTAGGCAAAATGGTAGCTATCGTTTGGCATGCATGAATCAAGGCACTTTCTGAATGTCCGTACACcagatttcctctttttttggtctTCAAAATAGGGCAACCCTACATAAAAATCTACACCTTTATGTAAAAATTCCAAGGGTGGCAAAACACGAGGTGGTCCAAGCTGAGTTGTATTTCAAAAAATGCTTCCATTTGCTTAATAGCAACTAGGTAGTGTGCAGTTCCCTTGTTACAATGCACATTGAATTTAGTTCATCTTTCCCCACCCATTCCATAAATCTTTGCTTTAAATTCAAATACCAGAATAAAGTGGATTGAGGCACATTTGTACATTCCTACTAATCACATGCCATTATTCTTGTgtaattttatgtattttatgaaCGTTTCACATGCTTTGATATAGTTTATTCTTAGAGTCTTAGGAGTAAttgaacataaaatacataaaatgtacaTATGAGGCATAAAAATTCAATGCGAGAGGGATAACACAGTACTCATTGCTCCCCATAGGACTTGCTGCACTGATTTCAAAGTCTGCAGAGGCAGGAGCCCTGTGAGTGACCAACTGCGCGTATGCAGATGAAATTACAGTTTTTAAAGAAGACAGTCAACCTTTAGGCCAGCTCATGTGCAAATGCATAAGAAAGTTTGAATCCAACCGAGAAATGCATATGTCTGGGCATGTTTTTCAGTGCGATGCACTTTGGAGTTAAAATTGCATAGTGTTATCTAGGTATGGAACACTGCATTGCAGCAGGACATTGGACTCAATTGTCTAGCCAACCACATACCCATGCTATAACAATCACT
The window above is part of the Zootoca vivipara chromosome 13, rZooViv1.1, whole genome shotgun sequence genome. Proteins encoded here:
- the LOC118077897 gene encoding olfactory receptor 8I2-like; translated protein: MVSVNAVATLINQTAITEFTLLGFGHHPELQILFFLIFLSIYIITLMGNLLIVVLVVNDRHLHTPMYFFLGNLSCLEICYSSTILPRMLVSFLTENRTISFSGCFIQLYLFGFLVTAETCLLSVMSYDRYLAICKPLQYSFHMNSKVCMSLAAASWISGCFSVSVVVIWMTQLTYCGFSGIDHFFCDFIPLSKLACTDTSLIMVIALMLSFFFTFPLFMLTITSYICIISAILRISTTSGRQKAFSTCSSHLIVVTIFYGSLMIVYVLPDDPKLRGLTKVLSTFYTILTPMINPLIYSLRNKEVKAALEKLGQTCILSLRT
- the LOC118077896 gene encoding olfactory receptor 6F1-like; translation: MESSNRSVVKAFVILGFPASPQISMLFFTLALATYVLTVTANIIIISVIKANPKLQRPMYYFLGNFSFMEIWYTTSTVPKMLESFLAGGSTITVAGCIAQLYLFFALGSTECFLLATMAYDRYLAICRPLHYPTLMTLQVTTWLVTAAWVGGFLAPLLPIVLISQLSFCEPKEIHHFFCDAGPLLRRSCGNAFVSSTLVTVLASFVILSTCLLTMVSYIFIISTILRIPSASGRQKAFSTCGSHLTVVVIYYATVIFIYARPISPSPSKLDTVASVFYAVVTPLLNPMIYSLRNKEVKDALKKLMSKNRVFVKNIGAMIMVCW